In the genome of Cellvibrio sp. KY-YJ-3, one region contains:
- a CDS encoding TonB-dependent receptor yields the protein MKHTSFAINPLAAAVITLSLATAVQAQGNGDDQLEEVTVTGFRASLNTALMQKRESAAAVDSIVSEDIGKFPDSNLAESMQRIPGVALSRGDGGEGKNISVRGLGAEFTRVRINGMEGTSQTGSSDIYGAGNAGRSFDFNVFPSEIFSELTVRKTPSADIEEGSLGATVDLKAPKPLSFSEELTMTGTLRGVYNEVSESTDPRMSGLIAKKFADDTFGVLVSFAHSERNIREVGYSAVNILPSYVNGGFCSPVGYTGTQVPATNAAKGADALNCSTGNPRTGSIEAYELMRTTTGVSGSFGGGVFMPRIPRYLNSEQDAERTGGSITLEWEPNENTNISLDNLHSKYDVVRRDNYIDALSFARNANNNGQPMVSVKELEIDDKGSLVYGLFDGVDLRSESLVDRFTSTFRQTNLNVTHNFSDDFEMNILLGNSMSEFDNPERLTVNLDAIDTDNYVMDFRNGGNIPLLQYGVDVNDPSIFQYGAGLADGTVLGNWNTRNLTRTTENTTAEANFTWQINETYKLKFGAQSRESDYKTRSRIVAPAFTATRNLPAGVSVSDFTLSVNGVNDVLGSGTLGDYVGVDHEKWKEAVGFDDFVWCGAECGAQSPEVNEKINSAFVMTEFNFDTLAMPIRGDLGVRYVETDQESLGFVPTAAPAGSAYPTVANPVTVGRKYDDLLPSTNIVVEINPSLLARFSFAEVMSRPELGLLIPSGSMNPTTRTASVGNPFLEPIRAKTYDAGLEWYFDEGALASVAYFEKDIDTYIQSISSLVPYTELGLPTTLLEGSAATATDLFTVNRSTNTEGGPLKGYELNLQLPFTFLPGFWQDFGLLANYTHVTSDIDYVLQSANGVPTLTTTNDLIGLSKDAASTTIYYENDAFSFRTTGSYRSGYLRAIPSGGNDSDVLGNKSTFFVDASASYNLTDNVKLIVEAQNLTDERNTLYIDSNRQDTLFETVIGRTLTVGVSAKF from the coding sequence ATGAAACACACCAGCTTTGCAATCAACCCATTGGCAGCAGCCGTTATCACCCTGAGCCTTGCCACGGCAGTACAAGCACAAGGCAATGGCGACGACCAACTCGAAGAAGTGACTGTTACGGGTTTTAGAGCCTCATTGAATACCGCGCTGATGCAAAAACGCGAAAGCGCTGCCGCTGTAGACAGTATTGTTTCTGAAGATATTGGTAAGTTCCCCGACTCTAACCTCGCTGAATCCATGCAGCGTATTCCCGGTGTTGCTTTGTCTCGTGGCGACGGCGGTGAAGGTAAAAACATTTCAGTGCGTGGCCTGGGTGCAGAATTTACCCGTGTACGCATCAACGGCATGGAAGGCACCTCGCAGACAGGTTCTTCCGACATTTATGGCGCAGGTAACGCGGGCCGTAGCTTCGACTTCAACGTATTTCCATCAGAAATTTTCTCTGAATTGACCGTGCGCAAAACCCCGAGCGCCGATATTGAAGAAGGTTCATTGGGTGCAACGGTTGATTTAAAAGCGCCAAAACCGCTGTCGTTTAGCGAAGAACTCACCATGACCGGTACACTGCGCGGTGTTTACAATGAAGTGAGTGAATCGACTGACCCACGCATGTCAGGTTTGATTGCCAAAAAATTTGCTGATGACACTTTTGGCGTATTGGTTTCCTTCGCTCACTCCGAACGCAATATTCGTGAAGTGGGTTACTCCGCCGTAAATATTTTACCTAGCTATGTGAACGGTGGTTTCTGTTCACCTGTGGGTTACACCGGTACACAAGTTCCCGCGACTAACGCCGCTAAAGGTGCCGATGCACTTAACTGCAGCACTGGCAACCCGCGTACTGGCAGCATCGAAGCTTATGAATTAATGCGCACTACCACCGGCGTTTCCGGCAGTTTTGGCGGCGGTGTATTTATGCCGCGTATTCCGCGCTATTTGAATTCCGAACAGGATGCCGAACGCACCGGTGGCTCTATTACCCTTGAATGGGAACCGAACGAAAATACCAATATTTCTCTGGATAACTTGCACTCAAAATACGACGTAGTGCGTCGCGACAACTATATTGATGCACTCTCCTTTGCACGTAACGCCAACAACAATGGCCAACCAATGGTGTCAGTCAAAGAATTGGAAATCGATGATAAAGGTTCATTGGTTTACGGTTTATTTGATGGTGTAGATTTGCGCTCAGAGAGTTTGGTGGATCGCTTTACCTCTACCTTCCGTCAAACTAATTTGAATGTGACACACAATTTTAGCGATGACTTTGAAATGAATATTTTGCTCGGCAATTCTATGTCCGAGTTTGATAACCCAGAGCGTTTGACAGTTAACCTGGATGCAATCGACACCGACAACTACGTGATGGATTTCCGCAACGGCGGCAATATTCCATTGCTGCAATACGGTGTGGATGTAAACGACCCATCCATTTTCCAATACGGCGCTGGTTTGGCAGACGGCACAGTACTGGGTAACTGGAACACTCGCAACCTGACCCGCACCACAGAAAACACCACCGCTGAAGCAAATTTCACTTGGCAAATAAACGAAACCTACAAACTCAAGTTTGGTGCACAAAGCCGCGAGAGTGACTACAAAACCCGCAGCCGAATCGTTGCACCCGCATTCACAGCAACCCGCAATTTGCCTGCCGGTGTGAGTGTGTCGGACTTCACATTGAGTGTTAATGGTGTAAATGACGTGTTAGGTTCAGGCACACTGGGTGATTACGTGGGTGTCGATCACGAGAAATGGAAAGAAGCAGTAGGCTTTGACGATTTTGTGTGGTGTGGCGCTGAGTGCGGTGCGCAATCACCAGAAGTGAATGAAAAAATTAATAGCGCCTTTGTGATGACCGAGTTCAACTTCGACACACTTGCCATGCCGATACGCGGTGATTTGGGTGTGCGCTACGTAGAAACCGATCAAGAGAGCTTGGGCTTTGTTCCCACTGCAGCACCTGCAGGCTCGGCTTACCCCACCGTTGCCAATCCGGTCACTGTAGGCCGTAAATACGATGACTTGTTGCCATCCACCAACATCGTGGTGGAAATTAATCCGTCATTACTCGCACGCTTCTCATTTGCAGAAGTAATGTCGCGTCCGGAATTGGGTTTGTTAATTCCAAGCGGTTCGATGAACCCAACCACACGCACAGCATCAGTGGGCAACCCCTTCCTGGAACCGATTCGCGCCAAAACCTATGACGCGGGATTGGAGTGGTATTTTGATGAAGGTGCATTAGCCTCCGTCGCTTATTTTGAAAAAGATATAGATACCTACATTCAATCTATTTCCAGCTTGGTGCCCTACACCGAACTGGGTCTACCTACCACACTCTTAGAAGGTTCAGCGGCAACGGCAACCGATTTGTTTACGGTTAACCGCTCCACCAATACCGAAGGTGGCCCACTCAAAGGTTACGAATTAAATCTGCAATTGCCATTTACGTTCCTGCCAGGTTTCTGGCAAGACTTTGGTTTATTGGCAAACTATACCCACGTAACTTCAGATATTGATTACGTGTTGCAAAGCGCCAACGGTGTACCCACGCTGACCACGACCAATGACTTGATTGGTTTGTCAAAAGATGCGGCCAGTACCACTATTTACTACGAAAATGACGCCTTCAGTTTCCGTACTACCGGTAGCTATCGCTCAGGT
- a CDS encoding rhamnogalacturonan acetylesterase gives MSHSPAAELDFTQPQIFRFDNHQGASGEHKVSPDQQYTEQSGYGFDLQTHPTNNNDPFYFSVAVPEGNYRVIVEFGHTTLASTNTLRAELRRLYVKDLTTAAGEFIQRSFIVNIRNGLLQAPELNAPGATRVTLKELEQHRLHWDNKLTLEFNGAAPQVRSISLQQVNVPTVYLVGDSTVTDQPYEPAASWGQMLPYFFTAPLFKGEIAIANHAESGETMKSFITAGRFAKVLERMKAGDYLLIQFGHNDQKKQWPQTYVEATTTYKDYLNVFIAEARLRGATSVLITSMQRRTFNDQGKIVNSHGLYPQAVREVAREKNITLIDLDKMSVQLYEALGVNKAPLAFNDNGKDATHHNNYGAYQLARCVTESIRQSSLALAAQLSNQPAYHPAQPDPVEHFVLAPSPQASSLRPDGN, from the coding sequence ATGAGCCACTCTCCCGCAGCAGAATTGGATTTCACTCAACCGCAAATTTTCCGGTTTGATAATCACCAAGGAGCCAGTGGTGAACACAAGGTTTCCCCCGATCAGCAGTACACAGAACAAAGCGGTTATGGTTTTGATTTGCAAACCCACCCCACCAATAACAACGATCCTTTTTATTTTTCGGTAGCAGTACCTGAAGGAAATTACCGGGTCATTGTGGAGTTTGGCCATACCACACTCGCCTCCACCAATACGTTGCGCGCTGAATTGCGCCGCCTGTATGTAAAGGATTTAACAACGGCTGCCGGCGAATTTATCCAGCGCAGTTTTATCGTCAATATTCGCAACGGTTTATTACAAGCGCCGGAATTAAACGCACCAGGTGCTACTCGGGTTACCTTAAAAGAATTAGAGCAACACCGTTTACATTGGGATAATAAATTAACACTGGAATTTAATGGCGCAGCGCCGCAGGTGCGCTCGATAAGCCTGCAACAAGTCAATGTGCCCACTGTTTATTTGGTAGGTGATTCCACGGTAACCGATCAACCCTATGAGCCTGCCGCAAGCTGGGGGCAAATGTTGCCCTACTTCTTCACAGCGCCTTTATTTAAAGGGGAAATCGCCATCGCGAACCATGCTGAATCCGGCGAGACGATGAAATCATTTATCACTGCCGGGCGTTTTGCCAAAGTGCTTGAACGCATGAAAGCCGGTGATTATTTATTGATTCAATTCGGCCACAACGATCAGAAAAAACAATGGCCACAAACCTACGTCGAGGCCACTACCACTTATAAAGATTATTTAAACGTATTTATTGCTGAAGCACGCCTGCGCGGTGCGACCTCCGTATTAATTACCTCAATGCAGCGCCGCACTTTTAATGACCAGGGAAAAATCGTTAATAGCCATGGCTTGTATCCGCAAGCCGTGCGCGAAGTAGCGCGCGAAAAAAATATCACCTTAATCGATTTGGATAAAATGAGCGTGCAGCTTTATGAAGCACTCGGTGTAAATAAGGCACCGCTCGCATTTAATGACAATGGCAAAGATGCCACTCACCACAACAACTATGGTGCCTATCAATTGGCGCGCTGTGTAACAGAGAGCATCCGCCAATCATCACTGGCGTTGGCAGCCCAACTATCCAATCAACCGGCTTACCACCCCGCACAACCAGATCCGGTCGAACACTTTGTTTTGGCACCTAGCCCACAGGCTTCCAGCCTGAGACCGGATGGCAACTAA